Proteins encoded by one window of bacterium:
- a CDS encoding TolC family protein, with product MDSRRLKHFLIILLITTTAGCSTSRYEPARPQRRPLGLEMVVHEAPSEPDSPGALLPELQEPVDELSLRDALVLALRHNPKLAATSWNVRIGEARTRQAGLLPNPETEMGVAEAAGTGERRALAAAETSIRLSQLVELGDKRAARSRLAAAEGTLGAWDHEAMRLAVLTNATLGFIDVLAAQDRLRLAEDFLHLSEETFNVVAERVMAGKVSPLERTKAAIERADAKIELSRARSNLHASRQRLAATWGSTSPHFSLATGALDRVTEIPPYEAIKTLIQRNPEVARWTEEMEHRLAAIASARAARVPDLTVSAGAQHFSGSGDRAFTFGLSLPIPLFDRNQGGLAEARYRQAQSSHEKRYSEVQAVTALVESYEALSAARTEALGLREEIVPAADQAFEAARDGYQQGKFGYLDVLDAQRTFFEAKVGLLDALARYHRAVAIVESLVGTPLDALSETRKAETEERP from the coding sequence ATGGACTCGAGGCGGCTGAAACATTTTCTCATCATCCTGTTGATCACGACCACTGCCGGATGTTCGACTTCGCGATACGAACCGGCCCGGCCCCAGCGCCGGCCGCTGGGGCTGGAGATGGTTGTTCATGAAGCTCCATCGGAGCCCGATTCGCCCGGCGCGCTGCTTCCGGAGCTTCAGGAACCCGTGGACGAACTGAGCCTTCGTGACGCTTTGGTCCTGGCTCTCCGTCACAATCCGAAACTGGCGGCGACGTCCTGGAACGTACGCATCGGTGAAGCGCGAACGCGACAAGCCGGCCTGCTGCCGAATCCGGAAACCGAGATGGGAGTCGCGGAGGCCGCGGGCACCGGCGAGCGCCGGGCTCTCGCTGCGGCCGAGACTTCGATTCGTCTGAGCCAGCTCGTCGAACTCGGTGACAAGCGTGCCGCACGAAGTCGTCTGGCGGCCGCAGAGGGGACACTCGGGGCCTGGGACCACGAGGCCATGCGCCTGGCTGTTCTGACGAACGCCACGCTCGGTTTCATCGATGTCCTCGCCGCCCAGGATCGACTCCGGCTTGCGGAGGATTTCCTGCACCTGTCGGAGGAGACCTTCAACGTGGTGGCCGAGCGCGTCATGGCAGGCAAGGTCTCGCCGCTGGAGAGGACGAAAGCCGCCATCGAACGGGCCGACGCCAAAATCGAACTTTCCCGGGCCAGAAGCAATCTGCATGCTTCCAGACAGCGGCTTGCCGCAACCTGGGGCAGCACATCACCCCACTTCTCGCTCGCAACGGGCGCATTGGACCGGGTGACGGAGATACCCCCCTACGAGGCGATCAAGACCCTCATCCAGCGGAATCCCGAAGTCGCTCGCTGGACCGAAGAGATGGAGCATCGCCTCGCCGCCATCGCCTCGGCACGGGCAGCGCGAGTGCCCGATCTGACCGTGAGCGCAGGCGCTCAACACTTCTCCGGGTCGGGCGATCGCGCCTTCACCTTCGGTCTCAGCCTGCCCATACCGCTCTTCGACCGCAACCAGGGCGGCCTGGCCGAGGCCCGCTATCGGCAGGCACAGTCCAGCCATGAGAAGAGGTACAGCGAGGTTCAGGCGGTAACCGCTCTTGTGGAGTCGTACGAAGCCTTGTCGGCCGCCCGCACCGAGGCGCTCGGCCTCAGGGAAGAGATCGTCCCCGCCGCGGACCAGGCTTTCGAGGCCGCCCGGGACGGCTATCAGCAGGGGAAGTTCGGTTATCTGGATGTGCTCGACGCACAGCGCACCTTTTTCGAAGCAAAGGTAGGGCTGCTCGATGCGTTGGCCCGATATCACAGGGCCGTGGCGATCGTGGAAAGTCTTGTCGGAACACCACTCGATGCATTGAGCGAAACGCGGAAAGCAGAAACGGAGGAACGGCCGTGA